From Acomys russatus chromosome 25, mAcoRus1.1, whole genome shotgun sequence, a single genomic window includes:
- the LOC127208397 gene encoding protein RoBo-1-like codes for MFWSSVLKSLLAACVVTEFAVSFVESFTCANSVSINGVYTPYDACETFQACFNQTQELKMPELARSQKFQQKGCATDECTDLAFSATLGGQRTFRYDQQCCTTDKCNQGDTQPSQGPATANGIQCLACYTEPGTLCIPTLLKCTGKETKCASVIGTVAGSSSPASVVMVGTGCATENACNLNMTILGSINIRTFCMSGFPVLPSAPASTGLRPTSISAVPVLIILPLLKVLL; via the exons ATGTTCTGGTCCTCAGTCCTGAAGAgcctccttgctgcctgtgtTGTCACGGAGTTTGCTGTAAGCTTTGTGG AGAGTTTCACGTGTGCAAACTCTGTATCTATCAACGGAGTCTATACCCCCTACGATGCATGTGAAACCTTTCAAGCCTGCTTCAACCAAACACAGGAACTTAAGATGCCAG AGTTAGCCAGAAGCCAAAAGTTCCAGCAGAAAGGCTGTGCTACAGATGAGTGTACTGACCTGGCGTTCTCGGCAACACTGGGGGGCCAACGGACGTTTAGATATGACCAGCAATGCTGTACAACTGATAAGTGCAACCAAGGGGACACACAAC CGTCTCAGGGGCCTGCAACAGCCAACGGTATTCAATGTCTTGCCTGCTACACGGAGCCAGGCACGCTGTGTATCCCAACTCTCCTAAAGTGCACAGGGAAGGAGACAAAGTGCGCTTCAGTTATTGGCACAG TTGCTGGAAGCAGTAGTCCCGCTTCTGTAGTGATGGTTGGAACCGGCTGTGCGACGGAAAATGCCTGCAACCTGAACATGACCATTTTGGGCAGCATAAATATCCGTACCTTCTGCATGAGTGGGTTTCCCGTACTTCCATCAGCTCCAGCTAGCACGGGCCTTCGACCTACGTCCATCTCTGCAGTACCGGTTCTGATTATTCTCCCCCTGCTGAAAGTCTTGCTTTGA